A genomic segment from Scylla paramamosain isolate STU-SP2022 unplaced genomic scaffold, ASM3559412v1 Contig101, whole genome shotgun sequence encodes:
- the LOC135099090 gene encoding uncharacterized protein LOC135099090 isoform X2, translating to MTRSPLRRWNLSRESFRNAGRISGDDCRLPSTRRCRWEERKYLKKCCIFAKNTRGQFNKTPAMAPQVPAFEVKLATDSAFKLTWVQRILKSVEDQILTRTGWHLTVFNSLFNYLFNHLSISLSQSM from the exons ATGACCCGTTCTCCCCTGAG GAGGTGGAATTTGAGTAGGGAAAGCTtcagaaatgcaggaaggattAGCGGTGATGACTGCAGGCTGCCATCGACCCGCAG ATgcaggtgggaggagaggaaatacctGAAGAAGTGTTGCATATTTGCCAAGAACACCAGGGGACAGTTTAACAAGACACCTGCAATGGCACCACAAGTTCCTGCCTTTGAAGTGAAGCTTGCTACAGACTCTGCCTTCAAGCTGACATGG gTTCAaaggattctcaagagtgttgaGGATCAGATACTGACAAGAACTGGCTGGCATCTTACTGTgttcaacag tcTATTTAACTATCTGTTCaaccatttatctatctctctatctcaatctatgtaa